The segment GGGCGCGGGCGCCGGGGTGTTCGACGGCATCGACATCGACTGGGAGTACCCGGGCGGCGGCGGTGACGGCGGCAACGTGGTGCGGCCCGAGGACGGGAGGAACTACACCCTGCTGATGCAGGAGTTCCGCCGCCAGCTGGACGCGCTGTCCGGCAGGAAGGGCCCGCACTACCTGCTCACCGCGGCGGTCCCGGCCGGCGAGTCGAAGATCGACCAGCTCGAGGTGAAGAAGGTCGCCAAGTCGGTGGACTGGCTGAACCTGATGACCTACGACCTGCACGGCCCGTGGGAGGCCCAGGGGCCGACCAACCACGACGCCAACCTGTACGCGGACCGGGCCGACGCCTCCGGGCAGCAGCTCGGCGTCGACCGGGTGGTGCGGACCTACCTGGACCGCGGCCTGCCCGCGAAGAAGGCCGTGGTGGGCGTCCCGTTCTACGGCTACGGCTGGACGGGCGTGCCGGCCGGCCCGAAGGGCAACGGCCTGTACCAGTCCGCCACCGGCCTGGCCCGGGGCGGCAACCTGCCCTACAACCAGATCAAGGACCTGCCGGGCACGGTCTTCACCGACCGCGCGCACGGCGCGACCTGGAAGTACGACGGCACCGAGTTCTGGACGTACGACACCCCGGACCTGCTGACTCGCAAGGCCCGTTACGTCGAGCAGAACGACCTGGGCGGCGTGATGGCCTGGTCGCTGGACAACGACGACGCCCGGGGCAGCCTGGTCGCCGCCCTGGACAAGGGCCTCCAGGAGGACTGACCGCCGTCGGGCGGTTCCGTGCGCAGCTTCGCACATCACGGTTCGATCGCCGTGTTGCGCGAAGCTGCGCATTTCTATGTTCTTGCGAGCATCAACGCGCTAGATTCCGGTGCATGCCTGGCGCGGACACGCAATCTGCAGGGTCCCTGCACATTGCACATGCTGCATCGCGGACAACGGTTCGACTGTCAGGTTTGTTATCAGACCCGCTGACTATTGCCGCTGAGTGAACAGTGGACTATACCTTTGCAGCATCATCACACCGCCTCTGACCGGCACCTTCGCCGCTGGGCACCTTTCGGGCCACGGGAGTTGACGTGACGTCAGCCCCGGTCCACTTCTTCTGGAACTGAGGGGTTAGGGCACTCATGGGCTCTGCAACCGAGTACAACCGCCGCGACCTGTTCAAGCGCGCGGCTGCGATCACCGTCCTCGCGGCCGGCGGCACCTCGCTGCTCGCGGCCTGTGCCGGCGGTTCCGGCAGCGGTGACAGCAAGTCGAGCGCCGCGCCGTCGCTCGGCAGCGACAGCAAGAACCCGTTCGGGGTCAAGGCCAGCGACGCGCTGGACGTCGTGATCTTCAAGGGCGGCTACGGCGACGACTACGCCAAGGTCTTCGAGGACGCCTACAAGAAGGCGTACGCCGGTGCGAACGTCTCCCACCTGGGCACCCAGGAGATCAGCGGCAAGCTGCAGCCGCGCTTCAACGCCGGCAGCCCGCCGGACGTCTTCGACAACTCCGGCGCCCAGGCCATGAAGGCGGACGTCCTGGTCAGCGCCGACCAGCTGACCGACCTGACGGTCCTGCTGGACGCCCCGTACCTGGACGACCCGACCAAGAAGATCCGCGACGTCCTGCTGCCCGGCACCGTCGAGCAGGGCACCATCAACGGCAAGATGTACTCGCTGAACTACGTCTACACCGTGTTCGGCCTGTGGTACTCCGCCAAGCTCTTCAAGGAGAAGGGCTGGACCCCGCCGAAGACCTGGGACGAGTTCATCACCCTCTGCGGCACCATCAAGGCCGCGGGCATCGCCCCGTTCGCGCACCAGGGCAAGTACCCCTACTACGCGAACTACGTCATCTTCAGCCTGATCGCCAAGCAGGGCGGCCTGGACCTGGTCAAGAAGATCAACGCCTGTGACGCGACGGCCTGGGACGACCCGGCGGTGCTGGCCGGCGTCACCGCGTTCAACAAGATCATGGAGGGCGACTTCCTCCTCCCCGGCACCAACGGCATGACCCACACCGAGTCGCAGACCGCCTGGTGCCAGGGCAAGGCCGCCTTCATCCCGTCCGGCTCCTGGCTGGAGAACGAGATGCTGGCCTCCACCCCGGCCGACTTCGACATGGCCTTCCTGCCCATCCCGTCGCTGCCGAACGACAAGCTGCCCGCCACCGCCCTCTGGGCCGGCGCCGGCGAGCCGTTCATGGTCCCCAGCAAGGCCAAGAACAAGGCCGGCGGCCTCGAGTTCCTGCGCATGATGCTGACCAAGGACGGTTCCTCGAAGTTCGTGGCCACCGCGAACTCGCTCACCGTCCTGAAGGACGGCGTCAACGCGGACGTCCCGCTCAAGCCGGGTACCAAGTCCTCGGCCGCGGCGGTCAAGGCGGCCGGCGACGTCACCTTCAACTTCAGCTTCCAGGACCTGCAGACCGCGTTCGACGCCGAGGTCGAGAACGCCACCAACGAGCTGGTCAACAAGCGCATCTCCCCGGCGGAGTGGGTCTCCCGCGGCAAGGCCGCGACCTCCAAGAAGGTCTGACACCCCAGCAGGCCGACGGCTTGTCACCGCAAGGCCGGGGCCCGCGTGCGGGCCCCGGCCGTTCCACGCGATACCGCAGTTCCAGGCCTGTCTGACCACAGGCTGTCGGCGGACAGGAGCAGCTCCCATGCGACACCGTAAAACACCCTTCATCTTCGGGTTCCTCGTGGTTCCCGTCGTGCTGTACATCGCCCTGGTCATCTGGCCCTACCTGCAGACCTTCGGCTACTCGCTGACCGACTGGTCCGGGGCCTCGCCCGACATGAACTTCATCGGGCTGGACAACTACACCAAGCTCTTCCGGGACAGCGCCTTCCTCGACGCGCTGCAGCACAACCTGCTGCTGCTGATCGTGCTGCCGCTGGCCACCATCCTGCTGGCGCTGTTCTTCGCCTTCATGCTCAACGTGGGCGGCAAGAGCGGCACCGGCGGCGTGCAGGGCGTGCGCGGCTCGGCCTTCTACAAGGTCGTCTTCTTCTTCCCGCAGGTGCTGTCGGTCGCCATCCTGTCGGTGCTGTTCCAGGGCGTGTACCGGACCGACAAGGGCGGCCTGCTCAACGGCGTCCTGATCGCGGTCGGCATCGTCGACGAGAACCACCCCTGGGACTTCGCGTCCAACCCGACCTTCGGCCTGTGGTGCGTCATGGGCGTGATCATCTGGTCCGGCGTCGGCTTCTACCTGGTGCTGTTCTCGGCCGCCATGCAGAGCATCCCGAAGGACATCTACGAGGCCGCCCTGCTGGACGGCGCCAAGCGCGGCACCACCTTCTTCAAGATCACGCTGCCGCTGCTCTGGGAGAGCATCCAGACCGCCTGGGTCTACCTGGCGATCGCCGCGATGGACGCCTTCGCCCTGGTCTCCACCATGACCCCCGGCGCGTACTACGGCGGTGGCCCGGACCACCACAGCGAGATCATGGCGACCTTGCTGATGCGCAACTTCATCACCTACGGCAAGGCCGGCTACGCCTGCGCCATGGGTGTGGTGATCTTCTTCATCACCCTGGTCCTGTCCGTCGTCTCGCTCCGGGTCACCCGGCGCGAGAAGATCGAGTTCTGAGGTTCCCGGCATGAGCACCAACACCGACGCGACCACCGGAGTCCCGGCCCAGCGCAGCGGAGGGAACGACGAGCCGCGCAAGCCCGGCAAGAACCAGCGCTTCGCCGACGGCGGGGGAGTCCTCAACGTCTTCTCGCACGGCTTCCTGGCCCTGTGGGCCGTGCTGATCATCGTCCCGCTGATCTGGATCGTCCTCGGCTCGTTCAAGAACAACACCGAGATCGGCGACAGCGCCTGGAGCTGGCCCTCGCACTGGGGCTTCGACGCCTTCACCCGCGCCTGGGACAAGGGCATCGGCGACTTCTTCATCAGCACCGTGATCGTGCTGGCGGGCTCGCTCACGCTGACCATGCTGCTCGGCTCGATGGCCGCCTACGTGCTGGCCCGCTACGAGTTCCGCGGCAACCGGGTCATCTACTACTTCTTCGTGGCCGGCGCGATGTTCCCGGTCTACCTGGCGCTCGTCCCGCTGTTCTTCATGATGAAGAACCTCGGCACCGTCATCCCGTGGCTCGGCCTGAACCAGTACGCCGGCCTGATCCTGGTCTACACGGCCTACTCGCTGCCGTTCACCGTGTTCTTCCTGCACTCGTTCTTCCGGTCGCTGCCCAGCGCCGTCCACGAGGCCGCGATGATCGACGGCTGCTCGCACAGCCGGGCGTTCTTCCAGGTCATGGTGCCGATGGCGAAGTCCGGCCTGATCAGCGTGTTCATCTTCAACGTGCTCGGCCAGTGGAACCAGTACCTGCTGCCGCTGACCCTGATGCAGCAGCAGAGCAGCGGTGACCCGGACCGCTCGATGCTGGCCCAGGGCCTGATGAACCTGGCCCAGCAGTCCGGTTACGCCAGCGACTTCCCCGGCCTGTTCGCCGGCATGACGATCGCCATGCTGCCGGTGCTGGTGGTGTACCTGTCCTTCCAGCGCCAGGTCCAGGCGGGCCTGACCTCGGCCACCCTGAAGTAGCCGCAGTACCCTCGCACGTGGGGCGACTCCCTCTCCAGAGGAGGGAGTCGCCCCACTCTGCGTCACTGGGTGTCGCACTCCTGGGCGCGCAGCGCGCGGGCCAGGTCGTCCCGGCACTCCAGCACCAGCCGGCGCAGCGCCGGGGCGGCGTCCGGGCGGGTGGACAGCCAGGCGTCGGTGGCCGCCAGGGTCTCCGGGGTGGTCTGGTAGCGCGGGAAGAAGCCGCCGACGATCCGCATGGCGATCTCGATCGAGCGCTCCGCCCAGACCGTCTCCAGCGCCTCGAAGTACGGCGCGGCGTACGGCGCCGTCAGCTCCCGCTGCCCGGGCCGGTTGAAGCCCGCGATCTCGGCCTCGACCAGGGCGTTGGGCAGCTCGTCGGAGTCGACCACCGCGGCCCAGGCGGCGGCCTTGGCCTCCGGGGTGGGCAGCGCGGCCAGGCACTGGGTCCGCTGGCGGCGGCCGCCGGCGGTGTTGTCGCGCTCCAGCTCGGCGGCCAGCTCCTCGGCGGTGGCCTCCCCGTGCGCGGCCAGCGCCAGCCAGAAGCTCCAGCGCAGCTCCTGGTCGACCGTCAGGCCGTCGATCCGGCCGGTGCCGTCCAGCAGGCCGCGCAGCAGCTGCAGGTGGTCGGCCCGCTCGGCGGTGTCGGCCAGGAAGCGGGCCCAGGCCAGCTGGTGGTCGCTGCCGGGGGCGGCCTGCGACAGCTCGCGCAGCGCGCACTCGGCCAGCGCGGTGCCGTACTCGGCACGCCTGGCCGGGTCGGCGTACACCGCCAGCGCGCCGCCGGCCTGCTGGTGCAGCGACTGCAGCACGCCGACGTCGGACTCCCGGCCGGCGAAGCGCAGCACCAGGTCGAGGTAGTCCCGGGTGGGCATCAGGCCGTCCCGGGTCAGGTTCCACACCGCGGACCAGGCCAGCGCCCGGGCCAGGCTCGGCGCGCCGGGGCCGGCCTCGTCGGCGAGGCCGCCGAGCCCGGTGCGCAGGGTCTCCAGCGAGCGCTCGTCGAACCGGACCTTGCAGTACGTCAGGTCGTCGTCGTTGACCAGCACCAGCGCGGGCACCGGGCGCCCGGCCGCCGCGGCGACCACGGTGCGCTCCCCGGCCGCGTCCAGCTCGTAGCGGTCGGTGCGCAGCAGCGCGCCGTCCGCGTCCAGGTCGTACAGGCCGACCGCGATCCGGTGCGGGCGCAGCGGCGTGCCGTCCTGGCGGACCGCCAGCTCGGTGATCCGGCCCTCGGCGTCGTGCACCAGCTCGGGGGTCAGGGTGTTGACGCCGGAGGTCTGCAGCCAGGCGGCGGACCAGGCGCGCAGGTCGCGGCCGCTGGTCTCCTCCAGGGCGTCCAGCAGG is part of the Kitasatospora cineracea genome and harbors:
- a CDS encoding carbohydrate ABC transporter permease, giving the protein MSTNTDATTGVPAQRSGGNDEPRKPGKNQRFADGGGVLNVFSHGFLALWAVLIIVPLIWIVLGSFKNNTEIGDSAWSWPSHWGFDAFTRAWDKGIGDFFISTVIVLAGSLTLTMLLGSMAAYVLARYEFRGNRVIYYFFVAGAMFPVYLALVPLFFMMKNLGTVIPWLGLNQYAGLILVYTAYSLPFTVFFLHSFFRSLPSAVHEAAMIDGCSHSRAFFQVMVPMAKSGLISVFIFNVLGQWNQYLLPLTLMQQQSSGDPDRSMLAQGLMNLAQQSGYASDFPGLFAGMTIAMLPVLVVYLSFQRQVQAGLTSATLK
- a CDS encoding glycoside hydrolase family 18 protein; the protein is MTRRSSAALLVAATLGALLVSPAAAQAHGNDDRGRDHRLEGQRVGYFTQWGIYSGFTAKKVQDSGQAGKLTVINYAFGNVSADGTCFEANGAGVGDAWADYQRPVGAEESVDGVADTADQPLKGNFNQLRKLKAENPQLRAVVSLGGWSWSKYFSDAALTDASRKKFVSSCIDLYLKGNLPQLGSAEGGAGAGAGVFDGIDIDWEYPGGGGDGGNVVRPEDGRNYTLLMQEFRRQLDALSGRKGPHYLLTAAVPAGESKIDQLEVKKVAKSVDWLNLMTYDLHGPWEAQGPTNHDANLYADRADASGQQLGVDRVVRTYLDRGLPAKKAVVGVPFYGYGWTGVPAGPKGNGLYQSATGLARGGNLPYNQIKDLPGTVFTDRAHGATWKYDGTEFWTYDTPDLLTRKARYVEQNDLGGVMAWSLDNDDARGSLVAALDKGLQED
- a CDS encoding carbohydrate ABC transporter permease, which encodes MRHRKTPFIFGFLVVPVVLYIALVIWPYLQTFGYSLTDWSGASPDMNFIGLDNYTKLFRDSAFLDALQHNLLLLIVLPLATILLALFFAFMLNVGGKSGTGGVQGVRGSAFYKVVFFFPQVLSVAILSVLFQGVYRTDKGGLLNGVLIAVGIVDENHPWDFASNPTFGLWCVMGVIIWSGVGFYLVLFSAAMQSIPKDIYEAALLDGAKRGTTFFKITLPLLWESIQTAWVYLAIAAMDAFALVSTMTPGAYYGGGPDHHSEIMATLLMRNFITYGKAGYACAMGVVIFFITLVLSVVSLRVTRREKIEF
- the ngcE gene encoding N-acetylglucosamine/diacetylchitobiose ABC transporter substrate-binding protein, producing the protein MGSATEYNRRDLFKRAAAITVLAAGGTSLLAACAGGSGSGDSKSSAAPSLGSDSKNPFGVKASDALDVVIFKGGYGDDYAKVFEDAYKKAYAGANVSHLGTQEISGKLQPRFNAGSPPDVFDNSGAQAMKADVLVSADQLTDLTVLLDAPYLDDPTKKIRDVLLPGTVEQGTINGKMYSLNYVYTVFGLWYSAKLFKEKGWTPPKTWDEFITLCGTIKAAGIAPFAHQGKYPYYANYVIFSLIAKQGGLDLVKKINACDATAWDDPAVLAGVTAFNKIMEGDFLLPGTNGMTHTESQTAWCQGKAAFIPSGSWLENEMLASTPADFDMAFLPIPSLPNDKLPATALWAGAGEPFMVPSKAKNKAGGLEFLRMMLTKDGSSKFVATANSLTVLKDGVNADVPLKPGTKSSAAAVKAAGDVTFNFSFQDLQTAFDAEVENATNELVNKRISPAEWVSRGKAATSKKV